A window of the Cellvibrio sp. pealriver genome harbors these coding sequences:
- a CDS encoding serine hydrolase: protein MKRLELINSVIAALLSISLLTGCASQPAIPMADANTQEKYNAEQISAYFQSLSDEHSPGFSYLVAKDGKVIAQGAVGLADVENKVPNDTDTKFRAASITKQFTAVSILQLAEQGKLSLDDRLMKYFPDFSQGEKITIRHLLNHTSGIWDHQKDEEFPFPLDQAVAPDVHLGYIKKHDLFFEPGEKWAYSGNGYFMLGLIVEKVSNMPLAIYMQKNLFDPLGMKNSGLYDNHTNYPHSAIGYIMKDGKPVRAINVNMTTWNGAAALYTTVNDLFIWNEALHNGKLLNKAHYTEATTPHKFTNGFVPFVGYGYGLGIEDISGKPTIGHPGQIYGFHSDILRLPEDQISYIFLSNVANGQLKKEGRVAGKVIEMLYQ, encoded by the coding sequence ATGAAAAGATTAGAACTTATTAACTCGGTTATTGCTGCATTGCTCTCAATTTCGCTATTGACCGGTTGTGCTAGTCAACCGGCTATTCCTATGGCAGACGCAAACACACAGGAAAAATATAACGCTGAGCAGATATCAGCATATTTTCAATCACTGTCTGATGAACATTCACCAGGCTTTTCTTACTTGGTTGCAAAGGATGGAAAAGTAATTGCCCAAGGTGCGGTGGGACTAGCGGATGTAGAAAATAAAGTGCCGAATGATACTGATACAAAATTTAGAGCTGCTTCCATTACCAAGCAATTTACTGCAGTTTCTATTTTGCAATTAGCTGAACAGGGAAAGCTGTCGTTGGATGACCGCTTGATGAAGTATTTTCCTGATTTTTCCCAAGGCGAAAAAATTACCATAAGGCATTTGCTTAACCATACGTCTGGTATTTGGGATCATCAAAAAGACGAAGAATTTCCGTTTCCGTTAGATCAAGCCGTTGCTCCTGATGTGCATCTGGGCTACATCAAAAAACATGATCTCTTTTTTGAGCCAGGAGAAAAATGGGCTTATTCGGGTAACGGCTATTTTATGTTAGGGCTGATTGTCGAAAAAGTATCAAACATGCCGCTTGCAATTTATATGCAGAAAAATTTGTTTGATCCGTTAGGCATGAAAAATTCCGGGCTTTACGATAATCACACCAACTATCCTCACAGTGCGATTGGCTACATTATGAAAGATGGAAAGCCGGTTCGCGCAATCAATGTGAATATGACGACATGGAATGGCGCAGCGGCTTTATACACGACGGTAAATGATTTATTTATTTGGAATGAAGCGCTCCATAACGGAAAGCTGTTAAATAAAGCCCATTACACAGAAGCGACTACCCCGCATAAATTTACCAATGGCTTTGTGCCGTTTGTGGGCTATGGCTATGGTTTGGGAATTGAAGATATTTCAGGAAAACCAACCATAGGTCACCCAGGTCAAATATACGGTTTTCACTCGGATATTTTACGTTTACCGGAAGACCAGATTAGCTACATTTTTCTTTCCAATGTCGCTAATGGGCAATTGAAAAAAGAAGGCAGAGTTGCAGGGAAAGTGATTGAAATGCTGTATCAGTAA
- a CDS encoding cation transporter yields MGASCCHHDHDHEPSNSPDPKYRRILWIALIINALMFVIEIIFSQRANSVSLLADSIDFLGDAANYGISIWVLAMSVQTRAKASLLKAASMGLFGIAVLSHAIWNAITGVVPDAQTMTLIGFLALVANVTVAILLFAYRNGDSNMRSVWLCTRNDALGNIAVILAAVGVFGTGTNWPDLIVAAIMASLALTASVQVIKHARIELKH; encoded by the coding sequence ATGGGTGCCAGCTGTTGTCATCACGACCACGATCATGAGCCATCGAACTCTCCAGATCCGAAATATCGCCGGATTTTATGGATAGCGTTGATTATTAATGCGCTTATGTTTGTGATTGAAATTATTTTTAGCCAGCGTGCGAATTCTGTTTCGCTGCTTGCGGATTCGATCGATTTTTTGGGCGATGCCGCTAACTACGGCATTAGCATTTGGGTGTTGGCGATGAGTGTGCAAACACGCGCAAAAGCATCGCTGCTTAAAGCTGCATCCATGGGGCTTTTTGGTATTGCCGTGCTAAGCCACGCTATTTGGAACGCCATTACCGGCGTGGTACCCGATGCACAGACCATGACACTGATTGGTTTTCTGGCATTGGTCGCCAATGTGACTGTGGCGATTTTGCTTTTTGCGTATCGCAATGGCGACAGCAACATGCGCAGTGTATGGCTGTGTACACGCAACGATGCACTGGGGAATATCGCCGTTATACTCGCTGCAGTTGGAGTATTTGGTACAGGAACCAATTGGCCGGATTTAATTGTCGCCGCCATTATGGCAAGCCTTGCGTTAACGGCATCGGTTCAGGTAATTAAACACGCGCGAATTGAATTGAAACATTAA
- a CDS encoding DUF3147 family protein, with the protein MSWIITKYLITAALVVLISEVAKRSDKLGGLIAALPMVTLLTLIWLYVENQSTEKIANHAWYTFWYVVPTLPMFLFFPMLLNRFGFWMALGMSAIITIVSFVLFALVVKRFGVELW; encoded by the coding sequence ATGAGTTGGATTATTACCAAATATTTAATCACTGCAGCATTGGTGGTTTTGATTTCTGAAGTTGCCAAGCGCAGTGACAAACTCGGTGGTTTAATTGCCGCCTTACCGATGGTAACTTTGCTAACGCTGATTTGGTTGTATGTAGAAAATCAATCAACGGAGAAAATCGCCAACCACGCCTGGTATACCTTTTGGTACGTAGTACCAACTCTACCGATGTTTTTATTTTTCCCAATGCTGCTCAATCGTTTTGGTTTTTGGATGGCACTGGGAATGTCAGCCATTATTACCATCGTCAGCTTTGTCTTGTTTGCACTGGTTGTAAAACGTTTTGGAGTCGAACTTTGGTAA
- a CDS encoding YkgJ family cysteine cluster protein — MTELFQTTAQQEYQRATTQFKNSKDANAALKKSYARYDNLIAVAVDESPTKPECKAGCAFCCHYKVEARAHEVLLAKDYIRTHFSAGQKAQLVERLTANAAIIRTLTPEQHLLTNIRCALLDNNQCSIYPARPFRCRNFHSTDAQACEASFNHPDDMAIATGMIEGVAILADAHTQGFEAAAAQTGRDNRIYDFTTALLEALADDQPLKRYQRGKKAFQQGIEVVAE; from the coding sequence ATGACAGAACTTTTTCAAACTACCGCCCAGCAAGAATACCAACGCGCTACAACTCAATTTAAAAACAGCAAAGATGCCAATGCAGCGCTGAAAAAATCCTATGCGCGTTACGATAATCTGATTGCTGTCGCGGTTGATGAATCACCGACCAAGCCCGAGTGCAAAGCCGGTTGCGCGTTTTGTTGCCATTACAAAGTGGAGGCGCGCGCGCATGAAGTATTATTGGCGAAAGACTATATCCGCACCCACTTCAGTGCCGGGCAAAAAGCGCAGCTCGTAGAACGGCTTACAGCAAATGCAGCCATCATCCGTACACTGACACCTGAACAACATCTGCTAACCAATATCCGCTGCGCGCTGCTGGATAACAACCAATGCAGTATTTACCCCGCGCGCCCGTTCCGCTGCCGCAACTTTCATTCGACCGATGCACAAGCCTGTGAGGCATCATTTAATCATCCGGACGATATGGCGATTGCGACAGGTATGATCGAGGGCGTGGCGATTCTTGCCGATGCCCATACACAAGGGTTTGAAGCCGCTGCCGCCCAGACCGGGCGCGATAACCGCATCTACGATTTCACTACCGCTCTGCTGGAAGCACTGGCGGATGACCAGCCCTTAAAACGCTACCAGCGCGGCAAAAAAGCGTTCCAGCAAGGGATTGAAGTGGTGGCTGAATAA
- a CDS encoding alpha-amylase family protein: protein MKTTALKRFLSAAMISLSLTSIGVVQQASADAILHAFDWNYSDVSAKATEIKNLGYKAVLVAPPLKSNAANSAWWQRYQPQDIRVIDHARGNKQSFQTMVNALNAQGVAVYADIVLNHMANERNAATDFPGAAAVSAYNSNATYWNSQKLFGDLTQGIFGSGDFNPANCISDYNDVWQVQNWRMCGGGGDTGLPDLNPNNWVVTQQRNYLTSLKNMGVKGFRIDAAKHMTAYHLNQIFTSTIKTNMYLFGEIITSGGAGNVEFDRFLSPYLRDTDHNAYDFPLFQHIRNAFGFNGSMSSLVDPQAVGQAIDRFRAVTFTINHDIPLNSGFRAWIMDATDEKLAYAYIMGRDGGKPLIFSDSTGTDSNRWVNAYKATHIAAMLKFHNTVQGQGMEVLAHNSCAILFRRGEEGVVGINKCGSQQNFSVNTNSRFKWYRNYRDVLTNGNLVYINSSSYIFALPARTARMWLPE from the coding sequence ATGAAAACTACTGCTTTAAAACGTTTTTTATCGGCTGCGATGATCAGCCTGTCGTTAACCAGTATTGGTGTTGTGCAACAGGCCAGTGCCGATGCGATTTTGCATGCGTTCGATTGGAATTACAGCGATGTATCGGCCAAGGCTACCGAAATTAAAAATTTGGGTTACAAAGCGGTGTTGGTTGCGCCGCCGTTAAAATCCAATGCGGCCAATTCGGCATGGTGGCAACGCTATCAGCCGCAAGACATCCGCGTGATTGATCACGCGCGCGGTAACAAACAAAGTTTCCAAACCATGGTGAATGCATTAAATGCACAAGGCGTGGCTGTGTATGCCGATATTGTGCTGAACCACATGGCAAATGAGCGCAATGCCGCAACCGATTTTCCCGGTGCTGCAGCGGTTAGTGCGTACAATTCCAACGCGACTTATTGGAACAGCCAAAAATTATTTGGTGATTTAACCCAGGGAATATTTGGCAGCGGGGATTTTAACCCTGCTAATTGCATCAGCGATTATAACGATGTGTGGCAAGTGCAAAACTGGCGTATGTGTGGTGGCGGTGGCGATACCGGGTTACCGGATTTAAACCCTAACAATTGGGTTGTGACCCAACAGCGCAATTATTTAACCTCGCTGAAAAATATGGGTGTAAAAGGTTTCCGTATCGATGCTGCCAAACACATGACGGCGTATCACCTGAACCAAATTTTTACCTCCACCATCAAAACCAATATGTATTTGTTTGGTGAGATTATTACCAGTGGCGGTGCAGGCAATGTGGAATTTGACCGGTTCCTTAGCCCGTATTTGCGCGATACCGATCACAATGCCTATGACTTCCCGTTGTTCCAACATATCCGCAACGCGTTTGGATTTAACGGCAGCATGAGTTCGCTGGTAGATCCACAAGCGGTAGGTCAAGCGATTGACCGTTTCCGTGCGGTCACCTTCACTATCAATCACGACATTCCACTCAACAGTGGTTTCCGTGCCTGGATAATGGATGCAACCGATGAGAAATTGGCATATGCCTACATCATGGGGCGCGATGGTGGAAAGCCATTAATTTTTAGCGATAGCACCGGCACCGATAGCAACCGTTGGGTAAATGCGTATAAAGCGACGCACATTGCCGCGATGTTGAAATTCCACAACACAGTACAAGGGCAAGGCATGGAAGTATTGGCACACAACAGCTGTGCAATTTTGTTCCGCCGTGGTGAAGAAGGTGTAGTGGGTATTAACAAATGCGGCAGCCAACAAAATTTTAGCGTGAACACCAACAGCCGCTTTAAGTGGTACCGCAATTATCGCGATGTATTAACCAACGGCAATTTGGTTTACATCAATAGCAGCAGCTATATCTTCGCATTGCCAGCACGCACCGCGCGTATGTGGTTGCCGGAATAA
- a CDS encoding PEP-CTERM sorting domain-containing protein, with amino-acid sequence MKFFFAGACATLLALAAQFSHAGIIDTSNNSFIDTDTGLEWMDFGINNNLSYDQVVDELSTTWIGWSLATEAQVLNLWHNAFSGKGSDFDAEYVSGNYYARYDDDVTYPTYQSVHETTFDSMGCNILNSSYCFSRGFFADSTGSLSYVNFMNFNTSGDYVDVYGRNVNLDSYRNNPDILYSTMLVKALPASVPEANSVMLFALGLLGLNLARRRQ; translated from the coding sequence ATGAAATTTTTTTTTGCAGGTGCCTGCGCGACTCTCTTGGCCTTGGCTGCACAATTCAGCCATGCAGGCATTATCGATACTTCTAATAACAGTTTTATCGATACAGATACCGGTTTGGAGTGGATGGATTTCGGTATTAACAATAACCTCAGCTATGACCAGGTAGTGGATGAGTTAAGCACCACTTGGATCGGCTGGAGCCTGGCGACAGAAGCACAGGTACTGAATCTTTGGCATAACGCTTTTTCAGGCAAGGGTTCAGATTTCGATGCCGAGTATGTATCAGGTAACTATTATGCCCGCTACGATGACGACGTTACCTATCCAACCTATCAATCGGTACATGAAACTACATTCGATAGTATGGGCTGCAATATTTTGAATTCCTCTTATTGCTTTTCTAGAGGTTTTTTTGCCGATTCTACTGGCTCCTTGAGCTATGTTAACTTTATGAACTTCAATACGAGCGGTGATTATGTAGATGTTTATGGCCGCAACGTGAATTTAGATTCATACCGCAACAACCCTGATATTCTCTATTCCACTATGTTGGTAAAAGCTCTGCCCGCTAGCGTTCCTGAAGCCAATAGTGTGATGCTATTTGCCTTGGGCTTGTTGGGATTGAACTTGGCGCGCCGTCGCCAATAG
- a CDS encoding EAL domain-containing protein: MPEVVPLLFRRPRALAFVVLAVCLCLSALIVWQMEQNLRHGTRADVENLAQNHAFLVRDSLDQALTLNYSLATMVRLGQGRTPRFDDAARELLPYFDSVSHISLAPNGIITQVYPLEGNEKSLGLNLLEDKLQSREAIRARDSGKLTLAGPVNMVQGGLGAIARLPVFLEDQGGRQFWGFSVVVIRINRLLEAANLNQLTTQGMAYRLWRTNPDTGVQETIAEHRPDALYEPINKSFDVPNGHWTLSVSPVAGWTKLWQLGGACLAALMISLLLSYQTFLMAVLQRRRLHLQDAVAEQTRELLNARAHLQATLDAIPDLLFDIDYNGIIHSYHTNRPELLTVPPEEFLGTSFHQYLPEEACIIIHQAFDEAMEKGSSSGKCYSVMLPQRGLTTFELSVSRKANDESGVPRFLALSRDISERKQNEERINTLAFFDPLTQLPNRRLLQDRLEHAIATSQRQKNLGALLFIDLDDFKTLNDNRGHHVGDLLLIAVAERLKQAVRSQDTVARLGGDEFLVVLEGLDQARDTAARQAQQIAEKILFSLNEAYQLENQEYFNSPSIGLCLFGDQAVAIDELLKQADQAMYHAKAAGRNTLRFFDPEMQAMTAQRFALQNEIREALQQQQFQLYYQPQVDNQGAVVGAEALIRWLHPQRGMVSPMEFIPIAEESGLILPLGNWIVKTACEQLIRWSQAPATADLVLSINVSARQFQHPQFVEQILAIIARTGANPTKLKLELTESMLVSNEQDIITKMDALKAAGIKFSLDDFGTGYSSLSYLKRLPINELKIDKSFVNDILADANDAAIARMIIRLAQSMELTVIAEGVETQAQRDWLENEGCFKYQGYFFGKPVAIDHFCTEPRH, from the coding sequence ATGCCCGAGGTTGTGCCCTTACTGTTTCGCCGTCCGCGCGCGCTGGCATTTGTGGTATTGGCAGTATGCCTTTGCCTGTCAGCATTAATTGTTTGGCAGATGGAACAAAACCTGCGCCACGGCACCCGTGCGGATGTCGAAAACCTCGCGCAGAACCATGCTTTTTTGGTACGCGACAGCCTCGACCAGGCACTCACGCTCAACTATTCATTAGCGACTATGGTGCGCCTTGGCCAGGGCCGTACCCCGCGCTTTGATGATGCCGCACGCGAGCTACTGCCTTATTTTGATAGCGTCTCCCATATCAGCCTCGCACCCAACGGCATCATCACCCAGGTGTATCCGCTGGAAGGCAATGAAAAATCCCTCGGCCTCAACCTGCTGGAAGATAAACTCCAAAGCAGGGAAGCCATTCGCGCGCGCGACAGCGGGAAGCTGACGCTGGCAGGCCCGGTCAATATGGTGCAGGGCGGCCTGGGAGCTATTGCACGCCTGCCGGTGTTTTTGGAAGACCAGGGTGGCCGCCAGTTTTGGGGGTTCTCGGTAGTGGTGATCCGTATCAACCGATTGCTGGAAGCCGCCAACCTCAATCAGTTGACAACCCAGGGGATGGCCTACCGGCTCTGGCGCACCAACCCGGATACTGGCGTGCAAGAGACGATTGCCGAGCATAGGCCAGATGCACTTTACGAACCTATCAACAAATCTTTCGATGTACCCAATGGCCACTGGACACTCAGCGTTTCACCGGTGGCCGGCTGGACCAAGCTCTGGCAGTTGGGTGGAGCTTGCCTGGCGGCATTGATGATCAGCTTATTGCTGTCTTACCAGACGTTTTTGATGGCCGTGTTGCAGCGGAGGCGTTTGCATTTGCAGGATGCCGTGGCTGAGCAGACACGCGAATTGCTTAATGCCCGCGCGCATTTGCAAGCAACGCTCGATGCCATTCCCGATTTGTTATTTGATATCGACTATAACGGCATTATCCACAGCTATCACACCAACCGGCCGGAGTTGCTGACCGTACCACCAGAGGAATTTTTGGGCACCAGTTTTCATCAATACCTACCTGAAGAGGCTTGCATAATTATCCACCAAGCTTTTGATGAGGCGATGGAGAAAGGTTCTTCATCAGGAAAATGTTACTCCGTTATGCTGCCACAGCGCGGCCTGACAACTTTTGAATTATCGGTATCGCGCAAAGCCAATGACGAGAGCGGCGTACCGCGCTTTTTGGCGCTCAGCCGCGACATCAGCGAGCGCAAACAAAACGAAGAACGCATCAACACGCTCGCCTTTTTTGATCCGCTCACCCAACTACCCAACCGCCGCTTACTGCAAGACCGGTTGGAACACGCCATCGCCACCAGCCAGCGCCAAAAAAATCTGGGCGCATTGTTATTCATCGACCTCGATGATTTCAAAACCCTGAACGACAACCGCGGCCATCACGTCGGCGATCTATTATTGATTGCCGTCGCGGAACGCTTGAAACAAGCCGTGCGCAGCCAAGACACAGTTGCCCGTCTGGGCGGTGATGAATTTCTGGTGGTGCTGGAGGGGCTTGATCAGGCACGCGATACAGCAGCAAGGCAAGCGCAGCAAATCGCCGAAAAAATTCTCTTTAGTCTCAATGAAGCCTATCAATTGGAAAATCAGGAGTATTTCAATTCACCCAGCATAGGCCTGTGTTTATTTGGCGATCAGGCAGTCGCCATCGATGAATTGCTTAAACAAGCCGATCAGGCCATGTACCACGCCAAAGCGGCGGGCAGAAATACACTGCGGTTTTTTGATCCGGAAATGCAAGCCATGACCGCGCAACGTTTTGCATTGCAAAATGAAATTCGCGAGGCTTTGCAGCAGCAACAATTCCAACTCTATTACCAACCGCAAGTGGATAACCAGGGCGCTGTTGTTGGAGCAGAAGCCTTGATCCGCTGGTTGCATCCGCAGCGCGGAATGGTATCGCCCATGGAATTTATTCCCATCGCCGAAGAATCCGGTTTGATTTTGCCGCTGGGTAACTGGATTGTAAAAACCGCGTGCGAACAATTAATCCGCTGGAGCCAAGCACCCGCCACAGCTGATTTGGTATTGTCGATCAATGTCAGCGCCCGCCAGTTCCAGCATCCACAATTTGTGGAACAAATATTGGCAATTATTGCGCGCACTGGCGCAAACCCAACCAAACTCAAACTGGAACTCACAGAAAGTATGCTGGTTTCCAATGAACAAGACATCATCACCAAAATGGATGCGTTAAAGGCCGCCGGCATTAAATTTTCACTCGACGATTTCGGCACTGGTTATTCATCGCTGTCGTATTTAAAACGCCTGCCGATTAACGAACTGAAAA